One Cottoperca gobio unplaced genomic scaffold, fCotGob3.1 fCotGob3_251arrow_ctg1, whole genome shotgun sequence genomic window carries:
- the LOC115005094 gene encoding nucleoside diphosphate kinase B-like: protein MERTFIAVKPDGVQRGLCGDIIKRFEARGFKLVAAKFIQASEEHMKNHYLDLKDMPFYGGLCKYMSSGPVFAMVWEGQSIVKLARMMMGETNPADSKPGSIRGDLCINIGRNIIHGSDTLENAKREVGLWFKAEEFVTYTPCTQTFLYE, encoded by the exons ATGGAGCGTACATTCATCGCCGTGAAGCCCGATGGCGTGCAGAGAGGTCTGTGCGGTGACATCATCAAGCGCTTTGAGGCCAGAGGCTTCAAGCTGGTGGCCGCCAAGTTCATCCAG gccTCTGAGGAGCACATGAAGAACCATTACCTGGACCTGAAGGACATGCCTTTCTATGGTGGACTCTGCAAGTACATGTCCTCCGGACCCGTCTTCGccatg GTATGGGAGGGTCAGAGCATTGTGAAGCTGGCCAGGATGATGATGGGTGAGACCAACCCCGCTGACTCCAAGCCCGGCAGCATCCGTGGAGACCTGTGCATCAACATCGGCAG GAACATCATCCACGGCAGCGACACCCTGGAGAACGCCAAGCGTGAGGTCGGCCTGTGGTTCAAGGCCGAGGAGTTCGTCACCTACACCCCCTGCACCCAGACCTTCCTGTATGAGTAA